The sequence TTTTTTTAGTTACAACAAAAAGAATTTCTTTGGTATTATGGCAAAAGATGATTTTACAGAATATAGACGAATTTCAAAAATTAAAAGAGAAAAAAGAAGTGAGCAAGAGCAAGAATTTTACCTTGAAAACCAAGAGCAATATGTTGGGTTGATGATTACAAAATGGGTATTTTATATAGGTATTGTTTTTGTTTTTATAGGTATTATAATTAAATATATTTTTGAATAAAAGGAGTAAAAATGAAAAAAACAACCGATGAAGACAAACCACTTTTAGTTATAAATCGTAAAAAAGGTTTTATAATTATTTTATATGATATTTTTTATATGCTATGGATGAGTGCTACAGCTATTGTTGGTTACTTATGTATCCAATTAGATAATGTTATACCAAATATTACTGGTTATATCTTGGTTATATTTACTCCTTATGCTTACTTTTGTATGTATAATTTAAGACAAATTGATTGTTATGAAGACTATTTGGTCATAAAAAGGTCTTTGTGTTCCCAGACAATTTATTATAATAAATTAAAAGATTATAAACAATTATTACAAGAACCATAGCTTTTAGACATAGAAAAAAATTCATATTTTCCACATTTATAAATATATATTTGATTACTAAAGATGATTTTACTAAATTCATTAAACTTTTAGAAAGTAAAGGTATAAAAAAATATGAATTTTTTTAATTAAGAGCATAAAAAGTTATTCTACTAACCTCTTATGCTTTTCTAAACAGGCTTGCCATTTTTATGAAATGATCAGCTTTTTCATATTCGGGTTTTGTTTTTAGGCTGACTGTGATGTAGATAATTAAAGAAATTCCTATCCCTAAAACAGCTTGTGTGGTTGAACGAACTTCCCAAAATGCAGGAAGATTAATATCAAAACTTCTTATTAGATTGTAAAAACAATAGACAAGCCCAAATATCATAGATGCTAAAGCTCCTTTTGAATTTCCTCTACGCCAAATAAACCCAGCAACAAGTGGCACAAAAACACCCGTTGTAATTACATCAGAAGCTATCCATGAAATTTCTAAAATGGATCGAATTTTTAGTGATATTAAAAGAGCTACTATTGTAACTATAAGTGTTGATATGCGTGAGAATTTCAACTTCTTTTTTTCATCATTCTCTTTGGTATTTAAATCTATAGCAAGTGTCATGGCGCCTGTATTTATAAGAGAGTCCATAGTTGACATTATAGCAGCTGAAATTCCTACAAATACCAAAGCGCCTAAAATAGGGTGCATATAGTTCATAACAATAGCCGTAACCACGCCACCTTCTGGGATATCTTTAAAAAGAACAATGCCCGCCATACCTGTAAAAACCACTATAAGATAAAGCGGTATGTAGGCAAAAAAGCTAAGAACAGTCATCTTATAGGCATCATTATCACTTTTTGTGGCTGAAATTCTTTGCCAAACATTTGCCTGTATCATCCACGCACACCCAAAAGTTATAACATAAGTTAGATATTTTGAAGCACCAGCACTTATGCTCATATAGTCATCTTTTCCTAAAATAGCCGCTGCATTGCTAATTTCGCTAAAGCCACCAGAATTTACAAAAGCAACTATAAAAACAGCTATGGCGGATATAACTAGTAATACAAATTGAATTATATCAGTAAGTACAACACCACGAAAACCACCAAATATAGAATATATTAAAACTATGCTAGTTCCAATTATAACGGCTAATTCATAGTTCATTCCTAGATATGTTCCAAAAAAATTACCAATTCCCACCATTTGTGAGGCAGCGGTAAATGTCATAAAGATTAGTATCATAATGGATAAAATTGTAGAAACTGTTTTGGAGTATCTAGCCTCCATCATTTTACCTTGTGTTAGGTATTGCACTTTTCTAATGGAGCGTGAGCCAAGTATCATTAAAAAAGTAGATATTAAAACAGGAACTCCATAATACCAAAAAGCACCAAGCCCATCATCATATGCAAGATTTGCCGTTTCTATAGCGGATGCGGCTCCCCACCAAGAAGCTATAAAGGTTATGGAGAGTGTCCAAAATGGAAGCAATCTTCCAGCAAAGAAATAGTCTAAAATACAACTGTTTTTATTTTCTCTCATTACTGCAATAAGAAGCACTATAAAATATATAATTAGCCCAATCAAAGATGTTATTTGTAATGTTGACAAATTTTGTCCTTTTTGATTTCTAAGAGAAATGATATTGCAATAGTGATAAAATGTCAATAAATAGGCTTAAATTAGTTGTAATAGATTGTAATATTTTATTTTAAGGTATAATCTAAAATAAATTTCAATGGAGAAGCTATATGAAAAAAGTAAAATTTTTTAGTGGTGAGGAGATTCCCTTAGAGTTTCACAAAGTTAGAGTGGTTCAAAAACTAAATTTACAAAACATAGATAGAAGACTGGAAGCTATAAAAGAGGCTGGAAATAATACCTTTTTGCTTAAAAACCAAGATATATTTTTAGATATGCTAACTGATAGTGGTGTAAACGCTATGAGCGATAACCAGGTAGCATCAATGCTAAGAGCAGATGATAGCTATGCAGGAAGCCAAACTTTTAGCAGACTTGAAAAAAGTGTAAAAGAATTTTTTAATAAAAGATATTTTTTACCAGTTCATCAAGGTAGAGCCGCAGAAAATATAATTTCCAAAGCGATGGTTAAAGAAAATAGTTCAGTCATTACAAATTACCATTTTACAACTAGCAGAGCCCATGTCATGATGAACGGCGGAGATATGATAGAAGCCATTAATAAAGCAGGAATAGAGGTTAATAGCAATAATCTTTTTAAAGGAAATATGGATATAGAGTTATTGACAGAGCAAATCAATAAAAAAGGCTCAGAAAATATCTCATTTGTAAGAATGGAAGCAGGCACAAATTTAATAGGTGGACAGCCTTTTTCAATAGAAAATTTAAAAAATGTAAAGAAAATTTGTAATGAGTATGAAATTCCACTAGTCTTAGATGCAAGTCTTTTAAGTGATAATCTTTATTTTATAAAAACAAGAGAAGAGAGATATAAAAACTCAACTATAAAAGAGATATTAAATGAGATATCTAATTGCTGTGATGTTATATATTTTTCAGCTAGAAAGTTAAGCAGTGCAAGAGGTGGCGGAATTTGTTTTGATAGTGAAAAATATTACTATAAAATGAGAGAACTTCTTACTCTTTATGAAGGTTTTTTAACATATGGTGGTATGTCTGTAAGAGAGATGGAGGCTATTGCGGTTGGACTTGAAGAAACTTTGGATTTTGATAATATTTCTCAAGGACCAGAGTTTATTAAATATATGACAGATGAGCTAGTTAAAGCTAATGTTCCTGTGGTAACTCCTGCTGGAGGCCTTGGTTGCCATATAGATGCTATGGAGTTTGTATCTCATATTAAAAGAGAAGAGTATAGAGCGGGATCCTTGGCATCTGCGCTTTATATTGTAAGCGGTTGTAGAGGCATGGAGAGAGGTACTATATCTGAAGAGAGAAATCCTGATGGAAGTGAACATATATCAGATATGGAGCTTTTAAGAATGGCAATGCCTAGAAGGGTATTTACCTTGTCGCAGGTTAAATTTATTATAGATAGAATTATTTGGCTACACAAAAACAAAGAGTTAATAGGGGGTCTTAAATTTATTGATGAACCATCAAAGTTAAGATTTTTCTTAGGTAAATTAGCGCCAACTTCTAATTGGCAAGAAGAGTTAGTTAGAAAATTTAAACAAGATTTTGGAAATAGCTTGTAATGCAATGCCATATCTAAATTTTATAAAAATTTTGGCATGTAAATTGGGCTGTTTTTTGTCCTTGATATTTGTTTTAATTAGATAAACCACAAAAAATGTATCGGTGGAAAATTTAAAAAAAGATAATAAAATGCAATTTAAAGATTTAAAATCTCTGCTTCAAAGTGAAGATCTAACATCTCTTCGTAAAAAATAGGTTATGCCAAAGTATCAAAATTTAAAAAGCGATAGAAGTCATCATATCATCAAAAAGTCTAGATGCATTTTTAGATAAAGGCTATTATGATGGCTTATATAGCTCAAAAGAACTTATTTTAGAGCTTTGCAAGGTTTTAAATATTGATTTATCAGATGAATTAGCTTAGTAAAAAAGATTAGCATTGAAAAAAGTAGTAGCTTCTCACTATAAGAAGTAAGATGAAAAATTGCTAATTTTTGGTAATATAGTAGGCTATAAATTACGGCTAGATGGAAAAGATTATACTTTTTTTAATGCTGGCGAGCTTATACAAAAAGAGATATCAGAGAGTATAGTAACTTTAACTTTAAAAATAAAAACTTAATTGATGTTTTAAAATTAAATGTTTGATACTAGGTAATAAAATTTAAAGAAGTTTTATAAAAATAAATGGTGCCCGGAGCCGGAATCGAACCGGCACGGAGTTGCCTCCGCCAGATTTTGAATCTGGTGCGTCTACCAATTTCACCACCCGGGCAGTATAATAACTAAAATAGTAAAAGATAATTATATCTTTTTAATCTTAAATTTGATTAAACTATTTACTTCTTGATATTAAAATTCCTGCAAATATAATTAAAATAATTCCCATAAATCCACTAAAATCAGGAAGAGTATCTCCTAATAAAAACCCAAAAACCATTGAAAAAGGTATATTTGCATAGCTAAGTGGTGCAACAAGTCCAGCTTTGCTAACTTCATAACTTTTTGTCATAAAAATTTGAGCTATGGTGGCAAAAATACCAATGCCTAAAATATGTATAAAATCAATTCCTTTTGGCGTTATAAAAGGAGATAACATAAAATCTAAACTAGGATTTGTATAAAAACTACCAACTATCATTAAAACGGCTGGTCCTATGGTGCCTATTAAAGCAAAAGATAAAACAATAGTTCTAGTATCATAGTATTGCCTTAGTCCCCGTATGCTTGTATAAGCAAGTCCAGCACCAACGCCACTAAAAATACCTAAAAAATCATTTTTATTAAACCCTATTTCAGGTTTGGTAAAAAGCAAAAGTCCAAAAAAGCCAATAGCTATAGCTATCCATCCAAGTTTTCCAATCCTCTCTTTTAAAAATATAAATGCAAAAATTGCTGTAAAAATAGGAGATGTTTGAGAAAAAGTCATAGCATTTGCAAGTGGGATTGTTGCGATATTATAAAAAAATGCAAGAAGTGCAGAAAACCCCATAAAACCTCTAAAAAATAAAAGCCAAGGTTTGCCACCTTTATTGTTAAGTGGAGATTTTACAATGCTTATAAAAATTATAATAACACTTATAATATTTCTAAAAAAAACTACTTCTAGCGAGCTTAAATTTCCACTTAATAGCTTTGTAAAAATGCCCATAATAGCAAAGGATAGGGCAGATGCTAACATATATATAGCACCAAGGTTTACATTTTTTAACATAATTTACTTTTATTTATTAGAATTTGAAATATTTGAATGTTATTAGGTGCTAAAAAGCACCTAACATTATTTTGTTTTAGCAACTGCTTCTTTAAGCTGTTTTCCAACTTTAAATTTAACTACATTTGTTGCAGGTGATTTATAAGTTTTATTAGTTCCTGGAACTTTACCTTCTCTTGCAGCTCTTTTTGCAATATCAAAAGATCCAAAACCTATAAAGCTTACAGATTCGCCTTTTACAAGTGATTCTTTTATGGCTTCAAGCATAGCATCAACTACACTTGTTGTGTCTTTTTTTGATAAACCAGCTTTTTGAGCAACTAATTGAATAAATTCAGCTTTTTTCATGAGCATCCTTTTTTAAGATTTGTTAAAACCATTCTACAATACTTTTTTTAAAAAAACAATACTTTTTTAAAAATTTTTCCCATAAAATAGGAGTTTTGTTATGAAAATTTCAAATTTATTGGTTAAAGCCATGAATTTCTACTATTTTTCTCAAATTTAATATAAATGAATTTAATTCATTATTAGCTTGAACATCTGTTAAGTTTTCTTTATTTATTGTAATTTCTTTATTGTTAAATTTAGTTTTTAAAATATCAAAAATATCCTTATCTGTCCTTGTTCCATCAAAAAGCAACAAAGTATTAAGCTCTAAATCACTAAATTCATAATTTGCACCCCATTTTGTTGAAAAAGAGATAACAGGATTTTCAGTTTTGATGTGATATTTTATATATTTTAGCCAAGAAGATTTTATTTTTGGCTTTTCTTCTTTTTTTAGTATAAATTTTTCAGAATGGATACTAACTTGTTTATTATGTATAAGATCTAATACTTCTAGATATATATTTTTATTAGTAGAAAAACGCTCTTTTAGTTCTTTAATTGTTATAGTATTTGGATAAATTTTTTCTAAGTATTCTTGAATTTCTTTATAAACATAGTCAAAATTGCGACTATTTTTAATATTTATATTTTCTAAATTTTTTATTTTAAAATTTTTAGAAATTCCTATATTATTTTTATTATTTATATGAGTTATTATACTTGTTCTAAATTGTCTATTATAGATAAAATCATAATATTGCTCTTTTGCGATAGAATCATCCCCACATTCGTTTGACAGTGCTTCTTCCATATTGATATTTTCATGTTGATATAGTGGTA is a genomic window of Campylobacter blaseri containing:
- a CDS encoding sodium:solute symporter family protein — translated: MSTLQITSLIGLIIYFIVLLIAVMRENKNSCILDYFFAGRLLPFWTLSITFIASWWGAASAIETANLAYDDGLGAFWYYGVPVLISTFLMILGSRSIRKVQYLTQGKMMEARYSKTVSTILSIMILIFMTFTAASQMVGIGNFFGTYLGMNYELAVIIGTSIVLIYSIFGGFRGVVLTDIIQFVLLVISAIAVFIVAFVNSGGFSEISNAAAILGKDDYMSISAGASKYLTYVITFGCAWMIQANVWQRISATKSDNDAYKMTVLSFFAYIPLYLIVVFTGMAGIVLFKDIPEGGVVTAIVMNYMHPILGALVFVGISAAIMSTMDSLINTGAMTLAIDLNTKENDEKKKLKFSRISTLIVTIVALLISLKIRSILEISWIASDVITTGVFVPLVAGFIWRRGNSKGALASMIFGLVYCFYNLIRSFDINLPAFWEVRSTTQAVLGIGISLIIYITVSLKTKPEYEKADHFIKMASLFRKA
- a CDS encoding HU family DNA-binding protein: MKKAEFIQLVAQKAGLSKKDTTSVVDAMLEAIKESLVKGESVSFIGFGSFDIAKRAAREGKVPGTNKTYKSPATNVVKFKVGKQLKEAVAKTK
- a CDS encoding tryptophanase; this translates as MKKVKFFSGEEIPLEFHKVRVVQKLNLQNIDRRLEAIKEAGNNTFLLKNQDIFLDMLTDSGVNAMSDNQVASMLRADDSYAGSQTFSRLEKSVKEFFNKRYFLPVHQGRAAENIISKAMVKENSSVITNYHFTTSRAHVMMNGGDMIEAINKAGIEVNSNNLFKGNMDIELLTEQINKKGSENISFVRMEAGTNLIGGQPFSIENLKNVKKICNEYEIPLVLDASLLSDNLYFIKTREERYKNSTIKEILNEISNCCDVIYFSARKLSSARGGGICFDSEKYYYKMRELLTLYEGFLTYGGMSVREMEAIAVGLEETLDFDNISQGPEFIKYMTDELVKANVPVVTPAGGLGCHIDAMEFVSHIKREEYRAGSLASALYIVSGCRGMERGTISEERNPDGSEHISDMELLRMAMPRRVFTLSQVKFIIDRIIWLHKNKELIGGLKFIDEPSKLRFFLGKLAPTSNWQEELVRKFKQDFGNSL
- a CDS encoding DMT family transporter, with amino-acid sequence MLKNVNLGAIYMLASALSFAIMGIFTKLLSGNLSSLEVVFFRNIISVIIIFISIVKSPLNNKGGKPWLLFFRGFMGFSALLAFFYNIATIPLANAMTFSQTSPIFTAIFAFIFLKERIGKLGWIAIAIGFFGLLLFTKPEIGFNKNDFLGIFSGVGAGLAYTSIRGLRQYYDTRTIVLSFALIGTIGPAVLMIVGSFYTNPSLDFMLSPFITPKGIDFIHILGIGIFATIAQIFMTKSYEVSKAGLVAPLSYANIPFSMVFGFLLGDTLPDFSGFMGIILIIFAGILISRSK